In a single window of the Verrucomicrobiales bacterium genome:
- a CDS encoding glycerophosphodiester phosphodiesterase: MNTLSMILWMAAFSILACGVVATGRAEAPVPTALELLRSKRPLVIGHRGYPAVAPENSLPSFRRALAAGADLIELDYHHSKDGIPVVVHDGTLDRTTDAVQRWGGSHHKPGDYTVGQLKELQTGLWFKPPYPDAPFPTLREAMEVIQKGSVTLIERKGGDAATCVKLLREQGLINRVVVQAFDWRYLRDFRALDQAQVLAALGPPYSRDGKRLADSEKALNASWLDEIKSMGAQVAAWNSQVDKTAVRAAHRRGLKVWVYTINDEATAHRLLDAGVDGIITDNPALLWKCLAMRR, encoded by the coding sequence ATGAACACGCTCAGTATGATCCTCTGGATGGCCGCATTCAGCATTCTGGCCTGCGGTGTGGTTGCAACCGGGCGCGCCGAGGCCCCGGTGCCCACTGCGCTGGAATTGCTCCGGAGCAAACGTCCGCTGGTGATTGGTCACCGCGGCTACCCAGCCGTCGCACCGGAAAACTCCCTGCCTTCCTTTCGGCGGGCACTTGCGGCTGGGGCGGACTTGATCGAACTCGACTACCACCATTCGAAGGATGGAATCCCCGTGGTGGTCCACGACGGTACTTTGGATCGCACCACCGACGCGGTTCAACGCTGGGGTGGCAGCCATCACAAGCCGGGCGACTATACCGTGGGACAGCTGAAGGAACTTCAGACGGGACTTTGGTTCAAGCCACCTTATCCGGATGCTCCATTCCCCACCTTGAGGGAGGCCATGGAAGTCATTCAGAAGGGCAGTGTGACCTTGATTGAACGGAAGGGTGGTGACGCGGCGACCTGTGTCAAACTGTTGCGAGAGCAGGGGCTCATCAACCGAGTGGTGGTCCAGGCCTTTGATTGGCGATACCTCCGGGACTTTCGAGCCTTGGACCAGGCTCAGGTGCTTGCGGCGCTGGGTCCGCCGTACAGCCGCGATGGCAAGCGACTTGCAGATTCAGAGAAGGCTCTGAATGCGTCGTGGCTGGATGAGATCAAGTCGATGGGAGCGCAGGTGGCGGCCTGGAACAGTCAGGTCGACAAAACGGCGGTGCGGGCCGCGCATCGTCGAGGCCTGAAGGTTTGGGTGTATACCATTAACGACGAAGCGACGGCTCATCGGTTGCTCGATGCCGGGGTTGATGGGATCATTACCGACAATCCCGCGCTGCTGTGGAAGTGCCTGGCCATGCGGAGGTGA